The DNA sequence AACGCAGGTCCTAAACATTAGCTACATAAGTTTTATTGTTTGCTTTAAGGCAGATTTCTATGATGCTCTCTTGGTGACAGCTTTCTTTAATGTATTTGGCAGACAAATTTAAGGAGAATATCTTTTTTGTCACTGTCTCAAAGAAGTCCGATGACCGTGTTGTAAAAGAGCTTTATGACTGCAGGGGTTTTGAATTTCCTACTTTGCACAACGAAGTTGATGTGGTTAAGTGGCTACAGCAATTCCGGATTGAAGTAGGAAAGAATCCTGTACTTTTTGTCTTGGATGATGTTTGGTCTGGATCGGAATCCCTTCTTCAGAAGTTTGATGATTTCAAATTGCCAAATTCCAAGATTTTGGTGACATCAAGATTTAGATTTCCAAGATTTGGTTCTCAATATATTCTAGAACCGTTGAATATTGAAGATGCAGAAAGTCTTTTCAAACATTCAGCATCCTTGGGAGATCAGAGCTGTAATGCTCGTGAAGATATTATGAGAAAGGTGATTTCTTAGTCCCTGTCAAAGTACAACATAAATACTATAGGCTTATGAATTGAAATCTTCATTTTTTATGTAAAGTTTTTTATGCAAAGCATCCATGCACGACTTAAATCAAAGGGGGAAAATTATATTATGTTTGCTTTCCACAGAAATGAACACATTACCATGAAACTGTCAATATTCTTACATTTATGCTTACTTGTGAAAAGTAGAAGTATATGGTAATTTTAAACTATGTTCTTCATGACACCATTGAAATGTGTTAACAAACTTGAACTTTTGGACCCGTATGGTAATTGACTTCACATGGACAATTGAACTGCAGATAATAGAGCATTTCAAAGGATCTCCACTTGCCATTACAGTGGTTGGAAGATCTCTTTGTGGAAAACCTGTAGAGTCCTGGCTGAAAAGAGCATCTACACTAAAAGGTGCTTCTATTCTTAATTATGAGGCTAGATTGCTAGATGGCCTTCAGAGTTGTTTAGACGCCTTTAATGAAGAAGAACATATCTTGAAGGAATGCTTCTTAGACCTGGGTTCATTTCCTGAAGACCAAAGGATCTCTGCTGCTGCTCTCATTGATATGTGGGCAGAACTATATAAGCTAGAAGATTTTAAGTCCATTGCGAACCTGCACGAGCTTGCCGCTCGAAGTCTGGCTAATCTTCTAATCACAAGGTGAGCAAGCATCTTTGTTTTTTCCTGTATTATAATCTGCCTCAAGTTTGTGTACATTAATGAACAGATCCTCATCATAATTTTCTATCACATTATGTATGTGTTAAGTAAGTTCCAGTAATTTCTTGTAAGCACCATAGTTTTTATCAATTAACaggaaggagaagaaggaggCAGATGGGTACTACAGTGAACACTTCATTACTCAGCATGATTTGCTTAGACAGTTGGCTATCTACCAGCCAAAGCTAGATGCAAATAATAAAAGACGGATCATAGACAAATGGGGAGACAATCTACCTGAGTGCTTGACAGGACAGAAGCATCAACCCATCAAGGCCCGCCTATTATCTATCTCCTCCGGTTGTCCCATCTCTCTTTTTAGCAAACATATGCACACAAGCACATGCATTTTATGTACACTCTTACATAAGCAGTAATGTGCACGGGACACACACGGGATTCAAATAGATACTTATATACTCAATTTCTCCCTCACTCATATCATGGAGCTTATTGTTTGCAGATGGAGTGTTCTCGACAAATTTGGACAACATTGAACTGGCAGAGGTTGAAGTtctagttttgaattttgacaCACAGAACTATGCTTTACCCGAATTTGTGGTTAAGATGGACAAACTGAAGGTTTTAATAGTCACAAATCATGGTTTTTTACCTGCTGAATTGTGCAACATTCAACTGCTGGGTTCTTTGTCAAATCTGAGGAGAATCAGATTAGAGCGCATTTCAATTTCTTCCATAACCAAGAATCTCATACAGTTGAAGAGTGTAAAGAAGATATCTCTATTCATGTGCAACATTGGTCAAGCTTTCAGCaattgttcccttcaaatatCAGATGCATTGCCATATTTAGAGGAAATGAACATTGACTACTGCAATGATTTGGTGGAGTTGCCTGCCGCTCTCTGTGCTCTGGTTAACCTAAAGAAGCTCAGCATAGCCAACTCGCATAAGCTATCTGCCTTGCCTGAAGAGATTGGAAAGCTGGTCAATTTAGAAGTATTGCGGCTAAGGTCTTGTACAGACTTGGCAAAGTTGCCAGACTCAACTAGGAACCTAAAGAAGTTAAAGTTTCTAGACATAGCTGATTGCTTCAGCATTCGGGAATTGCCTGAAGACTTTGGTGGAATGACCAGTTTAAAGGAGATCAACATGAGAAAGTGTTCAAGATTGCAAGAGCTGCCTTCATCGGTTTTGGATCTTGAGCAGTTACAGGAAGTGGTATGTGATGAAGACACAGGTGATTTATGGGAACTCTTCTCACCCCATCTCAGAAACCTCCATATAACGCTGGTCGAAGAGAATGTCAACCTGAATTGGCTACATAAGCTTCAATAATTTTTTAGACCTGTTTTTCCTTGATAAATTTTAATGCAAACGTATCCGTGATGTATACAATACAATTTGTACTTCCATTTTacgattttttttctctttgattttGAGACCTGTATTTCCTCAATAAATGATAAAAACCTTTTTTGTCTAATTTGTGTTGCATTGATTCTAAATATCTAAGGTCTTCAATGTTTCAGCATACCATGAAATACTGTTTGACAAATATATGTGAATGCCTGCTCCTTTTTGAAAAAGCGATTTCACGCAATCGCTTGGAAATTGGAAGCATAAATGACACAATCACTTCAATTCAGTATCAAAGCATCATGCGATGGAAATGCAAATTTCTTTGGTACTCTGCTATTAAGTATGAACCCTGCCTGGAGGGAATGATTTGCTTGTTCCAAAAGTGCTCTCAGAGGTCGGAAGTTCGCTTTAGTGCCTTATTGTTACCAACACCTTAGAAGgcactttgaggactcattttattACTTTAAGACAATTATATGCAAGTCATACGTTagcacattgtagaatttcccCACTTTAGATGCTGGAGAGCTCAACATCGTGCTTCCCCGTAAAAGAGTATATTTCACTAATTTTCCGACAATTTTAGGGAAATTCTTGGTCCACTTATTTTAAAAACTCTCACTATATATGATGACACTAATCAACAAATTAACTATGCAGTCCACGGCGCTTGGCCACTTGAGCAAGGAATCGAAAAACGAAGCTTCTCATCATCAATCCCATTTGGTCAATACAGATATTGGAAAGATGATCATGTTAAGGATTAAGGAAGAACTAGAAAATTAATGTTGAGAATGCATGGAGACTGTGGAGTGTTCTGACTCGGCGAAGTCTCCTCTCCCTGCCTTCACTCCGCGTGGCCGTATTGGAGCCTTCCTTCCCCTTAAACCTAACGCGGAGTCcttctctctttccttgtttgaattttcTCAAACCTATGCATTAGAAAAATAGGAGCGCGCGTTCAGTGCTCTCACAAAAGTAAAAGGCACCAACCTTGTCCTTAATAAAAATAGATGCTGAAGACTAAATCTGGAGAGTCGTCTGATCTCAATCACAAACCACATATAGGAAAATATATATGTCTTGATCATCCTCCAATTTGTCCTCACCAAAATAAGGTGTTCACACTGCTCACAAATGACAAATGTGAAAATTCTTAATAtgtagaactttttttttttttttcgattgagTTGATAGGCAGGTTTTGGAAATGGTTAATTATCAATATCATTATCAAAATTAATGAAACGATTTGCAAAATCTTTGACttatttacttcttttttttttagtttctaTCTTTTTATGGTCTgcattcatttttttaatagaaaattatttttataaaatgCTTTCCAATCAACTTAAAGAAGTTGGAATACCAATTCGTATTCAAGACGCTGAGAGCCAACATCTAAACTTGGTGGCGATGAGCTTGTTCTTTTCATCGCAAGTTTCAAGGCGGTGTATCATAGGCCCCAAGCTGACACATTCGTTGGTAAATATGAATAACCAAAAGTTTACCTTTAGTAGCCCTCTCCGCGACTTGTTAATCCATTAACAACTTCGATTCTGTGTAGCATCAAGTTGTCAATCTTTTTTGAAATCGAAAGTTGTCAATCCTTTTTCAATTCTTGAATAGACAATTGTAGCCTTCTGCAAAAATACAAGTCTAGAGATGCAAATTACAATTTGTTATTGACGTTTAGTCGCATTAGTAACAACACAGTGGATAGATGGGTTAGAGGAGCACTACATGCATCAATCAATTTCGTAATGAACTAGTGAGCCAGGTGCAATCCGCAATAGTATTTTGAAGTGAAAAAAGAGTGTGAATATCTTTGCTCAATTAGTTGCTCATCATTTTGAAAATGCTGTCTCTCCTCTTTAGGTATTTCAGGTATATCATTTTTCAAATTCACACTTGACTACTTGATGATgggcttcttccttttttttcccttctttttttgaGAACGTTTTCTAGAAACAGTTGACTCGGTAGCTCCGTTAGCTTCCTAAGAAACAGCCAGATCGATTAAAAAATAATCTATTCTCCAGCTTTAAATATTTTCACAGACTATTTATTTGGGTCTTTGCATTACTCAAAGCAAGAgaagttttttgttttgattgaagCTCCTTTTCGTTTCTTCAAGTTCAGATTGACAAGTACTTCAAGTTTTCTGATTTGGTGTTGGGTTTTGTTGTCaagagctagctagctagtcaaGAATGTCAGGAGTTGAAGGGCTTATTGCAGGGGCTGCTATAAGTTTGCCATTTAATGCGTTGTATGATGTCCTTAAGGGAGTGATGAACAACGTGAGGATGTTTAGAGCCGAGCTCGAAGCTCTCCGTTTGAAGATAAACCTTCTCGGACCTCTGATCGCTCAGATAGAGGAGTTAGACAAGCGGTTGGGCCGTGACCAGAAGGAAGCTAAGGAACTActagaaatttcagaaaaaatGAACAAGGGGAAAGAGCTAGTTGGCAAGTGCTCCGAGGTTGGCTGGTGGAATATCCTGAAGAAGAATTCATACACCAACAAACTTGTGGAATTGGATGGCACCCTCCAAAGACTATTAGAAATACTGGAACTGCAAGGGTTGGTGGTTGGGAGGCAGACCTTGATTGTAGCTAAGAGGATAGACGCCCAGATGAATGCGCTTGTACAAAATCAGAATGAGATGCAGATTTTGGTGAAAGAGATTCATGATTGGATGGCCAACCTAGGTCCATGGGCGGTCATGTTTGTAGCTGTGTTGTTGGTGAGTATGGTCATGGTTATTGCTTCCAAAGACACAAAGTGGTTTTTGTTCAATGTTGGGAATAATACTTTAACATTCAATAATTGATGAATGAACCTAGCTAGGGGTGTGTGATCGATGTAATTCTCCAGAGCCATGTGGGGGCCAATGGCCGTCCATCTCCATATCCGCATTGGCACTTCCAGCGTTGTGGTCAGTTGTGTCTTTGTTTCAAGCCCATTGTGTTTTGGATGTTAGAGCGCTAGGTCAATGCATGTTTTTATGATTCTATCAGTTCGTGTATCATGTGCGTACATGTTCCTGTTGTTAATTTTCActgaaaatttataataaaatggTGCAATTAGCTAGTGATTTAGAGGGATTTGAACCCCATTATGCGTGAATGAGATGGGAGTCGCCCCCGTAGAGATGCAGTACGTTTAAACGATCTATGTCAGGCCCTCAGCATGATTCAGATCTGGCCGGGGTCGTACACGTACGTATGGAAGTATGGATATGGAATTCTGGATACACAGGAAATGAGTCTTTCTAATTGTATTCAGCAAAAATTCTAATACACCcagggaaacgatatttgagagagaattgttgcgtgttctcattgataataggggtatctttatatagaggattacaagacatagaatccgaatcatataaggaaaggtaatcatagaTTGAATATGAATCTCTAAATTCTTCTAATGTAAccatattacaactaggtcaagtaacctaaagttcaggctagacacacaaatagagatttacttgaacactcccccttgtgtcgcccaaacgcggtgTTTCTCTTGTGCCTTGCtaaaaatcttgccgagtaacaaaaaccttgtgggacaaaaataacctcggtcgaagggggaaaacagcacaacacacccttcatgtttcaagaccatacatgtagacatctctccctgatgtctgcatctccccctgatgactacggtcatgagagttcggataacttccgcaaacgatactaccaacatgttcctcgaaagtggaatttaggcaatgacttagtgagcaagcctgctaGACTGttctcagattgaacctagttcactttgatctgaaggagagtttgttgttactgattatccttggtgttgtcgcttttgatgtagccttgcttcatttgttcaaaacaagcagcattaccctaaatgctcgtaggctcatttgtggtagacttcaaaccacaatttttcaaacatgcgtaattatggatccaatccatatacattcacgaaccacttcgtgaagagcaatgatctttgcattgttcaaagatatagcgactagagtatgttatgtagacctccaagatatcacggtctttacccatggtgaacacttaagcagtttgggaatgacctttgtgtgggtcaaagagatacccaacatcagcaaaaccttccaaaacacatgtcgttttgggatggggatagtggacgcaagctagtgttggcggcgttcctggtgtgtgatgggtttgaatccatcatctctctgtagggatagaacgagcTCATATCAAtagtacatctcaagtaccgaaagatatcttttacaccaatccaatgacgtcacgttggcgcagaggtataccttagctaacaagttcactacaaatgagatgtccgggcTTGTGCATTCagctaaatacaataatgcgcctattgtactcaagttaggcacttctacctctagcacatcttcaccatcatccttcagatgaagaggatcctttcaaaatcaagactacagacgatcatgggggtgcttgaaggcttgaccatATCAAAATGCccaagcatctatcaacacaatgctcaagttccaaactaagacataatcatcttcttccaaaatctttcatctcaatctcggatttcaagtgttcagcggtttcccttaactttttaaaggcttccaataaagatcatgtccaacatgaaccgtgataAAATCCGAAACTTATTCTGGAAACGCACtggcatatcccttcctaatcaagtagtcactttagtaagcatttcaaccttattgcaaacgcgctccgtggtctagagccacttgaattgggtaaatgaagttcaccatgcaccttcatgtatattccgcatctagatccctatagagatatgtagtgaccacatttgtaagctgcatgttcagttattcagaaactaccaaactaacagggtagtggagtgcaatgacatccattatgagagaatatatctcaacgtagtcgatttcagggcgttttgtgagaagccttgcgccataaggtgagattaccatctctttttctcatcacgctttctaatgaagacccattagttaataggttttatgttaggaggtgttggcgtcaccagctcaaaaaccttcctcttcgttagagaatccatcttaacctgtatcacatctttccatttaggctagatttatctacgttggcattcattcatcaacggagcgaggttcgatatcatcggacttaACAAGCTCATGCAtaatgaaatgcgcaactacatcatcaattatgatagagtttctatcccacatctcatgtacactggtgtaattttcatagagctctatattctcagtaataggttctgacgttgaggcgtctcccaatgataaccctaacccggaagattctcatgagacagattttgagtcttgatgatcaaaggattggaatgtgctaaAGTATCTTTCGaatccacgggcctcccacgcatcctagctggggccaaggcctacaacgccagagtgccactttctttggcgttggcaccatgcctacctgttaatgtttaaaagtccggcggtagctgaaccttcgttaacgctgatccgactGGCGGGTTAATACCTGTGATGTTCTTAAGGCTTACACTATCTGTCAAATAGAACACtgggacgtcagagggagaccgcgctgggcggtcttcgacTCTCTGATGCCTAAATTAGTCCacgtatttatgttgacagagtaacaataGGTAAAATATGGAATGCCCtatttaatgaggagagaggagagaaccttttatgggtggggaagaggttgaccttctctttgttttcgatgtgggactgatatgcttcagttccccttttcagaagcctctgatgccatcttggcgcggcgcgtggcggcgcgtcggaggcgatctggaggtggtccgacgttgaggctgtagcccgtctggcaatgtgtctgcatgtcattcctttggttggaattagtacctctggcggtacaatgagcatggcccattatagctaattatgcttgcaaatgtacatgtatgtacaagtcccccaagtccccagtcaaggagggcaatcttggttggggagttgttaggcggtttgaagcgttttatTCCGTTAGactttgcaagagcataattagcgtcagtgcgttgtcaaccgttggttttactgagcaaacgctttataccctttcgggtgggcccctgctgggccccccagggagtcccccactccccggtgAAGATAGACCTCTGGATGGTAGGCAAATTGTttattgagggggagctgcacggagcagagggtgttgggtagcgagcccaatgtgtAGCACCCAAATGAcaggggtcaacgtgcctgatcagggccgtcgtagactgttgactagtccccgtgtccagtagggacggtctgacggtaacgccgcgtggcggtcgttgtcaaagtgaggcgtggcctcgggattcgccgttTGGCGGGTATCCCCCgctaaatgtagcaggaagcagcgtccggtagacgtgcctggcggtattttgtTTGAACGATGTTGCGTTGAACAAATCACGCAGTTTGCGAGTTGAAAGGGgggttccgccagaggtgtaTAGCGGAAGATACCCCGCTTGCATGATGGCTAGGGAGAAGCTCTGCtgacggggtttcgctcagcggagacttcgtcacctggaagatgacaagggagaagttccgctggcggggtttcgctcagcggagacttcgtcacctgGAAGATGACAAATcttccaagggagaagttccgctggcggggtttcgctcagcggaggcttcgtcacctggaagatgacatgggagaagttccgctggcggggtttcgctcagcggaggcttcgtcacctggaagatgacaagggagaagttccgccggcggggtttcgctcagcgtagacttcgtcacctggaagatgacaagggagaagttccgctggcggggtttcgctcagcggagacttcgtcacttggaagatgacatgggagaagttccgctggcggggtttctctcagcggagacttcatcacttggaagatgacatgggagaagttccgctggcggggttttgctcagTGGAGACTTCGTCAGTTGGTGAAGTCATCCCAATGGTTACTTccaccagacgcttcgtctggtggTGGTTGACACGTGTCTAACTCGCagggggttagcgtgcggaggttTGTCCCCTAAGCCTGGCCGTCTTCTCGCCATAAATGACAGTAATTATGGATTTCGCAACCgaagcgacgcctcggttaatccgggtaGTAAGTGGAGGCCtgtgacacgtgtacggctgtcgtGTGATGCCGTTTTTTAGCGGACGGCGTAGAACGcgctgatgttgacataaaagggggggaaacccagcgagatttgacactttggtaaaaACTTCAAACTCACAGTCGTGTTCTGGTTGCTCTGCCTGTCCGAGACCGAAGAAAGAGGTTGCCAGAGGCTGGAGATACCGTTCCCGGAGAAACGACGATAGCACCCCCCGAAGATTACTGTGCACCATCGTAACTTAGGCCTCACCACCGAGGTTGGTATCTGGATTTCATTTTTCCTGTTTTATTGGATCTgttattttctgggttttgttgtttttgtctttctgggaTGATTCCTGTTTTTTCTTTggcgtgttctgaggtgtaaaaCAAGATTTGGGGGGTGGGGTTGGATTATGGTGGTTGGCAAAGACTTGGTGTTTGGGGATTtgttagatggtcgaatctgggttgagtgcgtttgttcctACTTtgggattttctgggttttgctcttgatgcccttggctataactgatgtaagaataggctagatctgtgtttgtgctaactggtgtgggttttagggtttgggatggctaacgtcatagagatttcgagcagtgaggattccgggtctgacgtgtcgttcagcgcggcggataggatttttattgattcgttgcgtccgtctgcccatgcaggaacctcactgccagaaccgctagaggttgaaccgctacagaccataccttgggaagtagctatgggtcgtggtccgcgtccagagagctctagggcgggtgaggctgCTGCTGCCAcagctaggcgcgacgagcatttggcgagcaatagtgctgccagcggctccgctggggaagaagaagcagcGGGGCAGAATGCTGAGTGAGCGTGGTTCCTCcaggatggcaccgccgtcgacgaggcaggag is a window from the Rosa chinensis cultivar Old Blush chromosome 2, RchiOBHm-V2, whole genome shotgun sequence genome containing:
- the LOC112188575 gene encoding probable disease resistance protein At5g66900 isoform X1; amino-acid sequence: MDNLAAGGAMGVPFNVLYEVIKEVVVKTKMFKPLLKDLDLTIDLLKPLIDEMEKCNKVLDDPDNELKGIKVQMQKGAVLIPKCSEVRLWNIYKQYKYTNELLGLKSSLRSFYEILHVQVARDVKKTRVELGHIGTIVQDTHTTILEFAENVQQNLVIHTAVKVQGWGAVPVGAPFTVGVDIPLRELKTKLLKDEKVTMLVLTAPGGCGKTTLAIKFCEDYEVKDKFKENIFFVTVSKKSDDRVVKELYDCRGFEFPTLHNEVDVVKWLQQFRIEVGKNPVLFVLDDVWSGSESLLQKFDDFKLPNSKILVTSRFRFPRFGSQYILEPLNIEDAESLFKHSASLGDQSCNAREDIMRKIIEHFKGSPLAITVVGRSLCGKPVESWLKRASTLKGASILNYEARLLDGLQSCLDAFNEEEHILKECFLDLGSFPEDQRISAAALIDMWAELYKLEDFKSIANLHELAARSLANLLITRKEKKEADGYYSEHFITQHDLLRQLAIYQPKLDANNKRRIIDKWGDNLPECLTGQKHQPIKARLLSISSDGVFSTNLDNIELAEVEVLVLNFDTQNYALPEFVVKMDKLKVLIVTNHGFLPAELCNIQLLGSLSNLRRIRLERISISSITKNLIQLKSVKKISLFMCNIGQAFSNCSLQISDALPYLEEMNIDYCNDLVELPAALCALVNLKKLSIANSHKLSALPEEIGKLVNLEVLRLRSCTDLAKLPDSTRNLKKLKFLDIADCFSIRELPEDFGGMTSLKEINMRKCSRLQELPSSVLDLEQLQEVVCDEDTGDLWELFSPHLRNLHITLVEENVNLNWLHKLQ
- the LOC112188575 gene encoding probable disease resistance protein At5g66900 isoform X2, which produces MDNLAAGGAMGVPFNVLYEVIKEVVVKTKMFKPLLKDLDLTIDLLKPLIDEMEKCNKVLDDPDNELKGIKVQMQKGAVLIPKCSEVRLWNIYKQYKYTNELLGLKSSLRSFYEILHVQVARDVKKTRVELGHIGTIVQDTHTTILEFAENVQQNLVIHTAVKVQGWGAVPVGAPFTVGVDIPLRELKTKLLKDEKVTMLVLTAPGGCGKTTLAIKFCEDYEVKDKFKENIFFVTVSKKSDDRVVKELYDCRGFEFPTLHNEVDVVKWLQQFRIEVGKNPVLFVLDDVWSGSESLLQKFDDFKLPNSKILVTSRFRFPRFGSQYILEPLNIEDAESLFKHSASLGDQSCNAREDIMRKIIEHFKGSPLAITVVGRSLCGKPVESWLKRASTLKGASILNYEARLLDGLQSCLDAFNEEEHILKECFLDLGSFPEDQRISAAALIDMWAEHELAARSLANLLITRKEKKEADGYYSEHFITQHDLLRQLAIYQPKLDANNKRRIIDKWGDNLPECLTGQKHQPIKARLLSISSDGVFSTNLDNIELAEVEVLVLNFDTQNYALPEFVVKMDKLKVLIVTNHGFLPAELCNIQLLGSLSNLRRIRLERISISSITKNLIQLKSVKKISLFMCNIGQAFSNCSLQISDALPYLEEMNIDYCNDLVELPAALCALVNLKKLSIANSHKLSALPEEIGKLVNLEVLRLRSCTDLAKLPDSTRNLKKLKFLDIADCFSIRELPEDFGGMTSLKEINMRKCSRLQELPSSVLDLEQLQEVVCDEDTGDLWELFSPHLRNLHITLVEENVNLNWLHKLQ